The Candidatus Acidulodesulfobacterium acidiphilum genome has a segment encoding these proteins:
- a CDS encoding flagellar brake protein, producing the protein MFDIKKLKENPDINIYSKKQEIHSILKGFANQKKPVIIYPVPFNDEYTTSILKVKDDTITVDSLIPKSGNLKMAESSYLKIAFKFSNNDHFFLSKLYNYEKDGDYFVFDIYKPIEILSLEKRKFFRIEPSISEPVIISFFYNNKYIETRLYDLSGEGFSFLLDFPLEKYTVLENVKIKFPLGLPEVTLRLEIMSNVRLDNLKYKTGAKAINIKPAQQDILFNYIFKRQREIVAAMKGTV; encoded by the coding sequence TACTCAAGGGTTTTGCCAATCAAAAAAAACCCGTTATTATTTATCCGGTTCCTTTTAACGACGAATACACGACAAGTATTCTTAAAGTAAAAGACGACACTATAACCGTAGATTCGCTTATTCCAAAGTCCGGAAATTTAAAAATGGCGGAGTCGTCTTATTTAAAAATAGCTTTTAAGTTTTCCAATAACGACCATTTTTTTCTGTCTAAACTTTATAATTACGAAAAAGACGGGGATTATTTCGTATTCGATATTTACAAGCCGATTGAAATATTATCTTTAGAAAAAAGAAAATTTTTCAGGATAGAACCCTCCATTAGCGAACCGGTTATCATATCTTTTTTTTATAACAATAAATATATAGAAACCCGGCTTTACGACCTTTCGGGCGAAGGTTTTTCTTTTTTATTGGATTTTCCTTTAGAAAAATATACTGTGCTTGAAAACGTTAAGATTAAGTTTCCGCTCGGACTTCCGGAAGTTACTCTGCGGCTTGAAATAATGTCTAACGTCAGGTTGGATAATTTAAAATATAAAACCGGCGCTAAAGCTATAAATATAAAACCGGCACAGCAGGATATACTGTTTAACTATATTTTTAAAAGGCAGAGAGAGATAGTAGCCGCAATGAAAGGAACAGTTTAG
- a CDS encoding flagellar biosynthesis protein FlhB — MKEFKKNKKAAALKYDPIKNGAPVLVAKGRGEFAEKILEIAKKENIPITQNDALADILDGLDIYQEIPPELYKAIANIFAFLYKLDDKISLR; from the coding sequence ATGAAAGAATTTAAAAAAAACAAGAAAGCGGCGGCATTAAAATACGACCCCATAAAAAACGGCGCTCCAGTTTTAGTAGCAAAAGGCAGGGGAGAATTTGCCGAAAAAATATTAGAGATAGCTAAAAAAGAAAATATACCGATTACTCAAAACGACGCTCTTGCGGATATTCTCGACGGACTTGATATATATCAGGAAATACCGCCGGAACTTTATAAAGCTATAGCGAATATTTTTGCGTTTTTATACAAACTGGACGATAAAATAAGCCTTCGCTAA
- a CDS encoding flagellar hook-length control protein FliK has protein sequence MNFIIDGGAKYLNVIGNAKDLAKNASNDVTRILFGAIKDNSLKSGALVKAGDIVSAELVDASVSEGGTFTGIIDINGSLLKSVITEDLFNEFVTGKTFNGEFSIPIKLMLSSINAKSSGVTNKSTGGAETQDISGNIPNSSADFNIVFKVLNESLGENAVNIQKTLDLYGKAVVENIQGKFETLLNSLGSENSQISSGLSNEIQNIFQNAAQNISVSVKGNFAFIHIDFGVSFGLSTVILTTDGSNYKVKNEDEKEDDKKNLSNSKKKYLFMIEINLKNLGKLKLFSYYYDKNLSIKFESYTGVFKKNLSENLELLKEMMSSDGIKLNDISFKNMELNKLNEMEGDDAESAGGQANPVPVNINDSNSYVFLNGKIIDERI, from the coding sequence ATGAACTTTATTATAGACGGCGGGGCAAAATATCTTAATGTTATAGGGAATGCGAAAGATTTAGCCAAAAATGCTTCCAACGACGTTACTCGGATACTTTTTGGAGCCATAAAAGACAATTCCTTAAAATCAGGCGCTTTAGTTAAAGCGGGAGATATAGTATCTGCCGAATTGGTCGATGCTTCCGTTTCCGAAGGCGGAACTTTTACCGGAATTATAGATATAAACGGCAGTTTGTTGAAATCCGTTATAACCGAAGACCTTTTTAACGAGTTCGTTACCGGAAAAACGTTTAACGGCGAGTTCTCCATTCCTATAAAGCTTATGTTAAGCAGTATTAACGCAAAATCTTCCGGCGTAACGAATAAATCCACCGGCGGAGCCGAAACGCAAGACATATCCGGAAATATCCCGAATTCTTCGGCTGATTTTAACATAGTTTTTAAGGTTTTAAACGAATCGTTGGGCGAAAATGCCGTAAATATTCAAAAAACTCTTGATTTATACGGAAAGGCCGTTGTCGAAAATATTCAGGGGAAATTTGAAACCCTGCTTAATTCCTTAGGTTCAGAAAATTCCCAAATAAGTTCGGGTTTATCAAACGAAATACAAAATATTTTCCAAAATGCGGCTCAGAATATATCTGTTTCGGTTAAAGGAAATTTTGCCTTTATACATATAGATTTTGGGGTTTCCTTCGGTCTTTCGACGGTAATTTTAACCACCGACGGCTCTAATTATAAAGTAAAAAACGAGGATGAAAAAGAAGACGATAAAAAAAATCTATCTAATTCCAAAAAAAAATATCTGTTTATGATAGAAATAAACTTAAAAAATTTAGGAAAGCTAAAACTTTTTTCCTATTACTACGACAAAAATTTAAGCATAAAATTTGAAAGCTATACCGGCGTTTTTAAAAAAAATTTATCAGAAAACTTAGAATTATTAAAAGAAATGATGTCGTCGGACGGAATAAAACTTAACGATATTTCTTTTAAAAACATGGAATTAAATAAGCTAAACGAAATGGAAGGCGATGATGCAGAGTCCGCAGGAGGACAGGCTAATCCGGTACCCGTAAATATAAACGACTCAAACTCTTACGTATTTTTAAACGGAAAAATAATAGATGAAAGAATTTAA